A genomic window from Lentibacter algarum includes:
- a CDS encoding response regulator transcription factor: protein MSKIALVDDDRNILTSVAMCLEAEGFEVETYHDGQQALDAFNKKLPDMAVLDIKMPRMDGMDLLQRLRQKTTMPVIFLTSKDDEIDEVLGLRMGADDYVKKPFSQRLLVERIRALLRRQDAIAGEVIPETEETKVMDRGDLKMDPLRHAVAWKGKDVSLTVTEFLLLQALAQRPGFVKSRDQLMDVAYDDQVYVDDRTIDSHIKRLRKKMRSVDETFSAIETLYGIGYRYNEE from the coding sequence ATGTCTAAAATCGCCCTTGTGGACGATGACAGGAATATTCTGACATCCGTAGCAATGTGCCTAGAAGCCGAAGGCTTTGAGGTCGAAACATATCACGACGGTCAGCAAGCGCTTGACGCGTTTAACAAAAAACTCCCCGACATGGCAGTGCTTGATATTAAGATGCCTCGCATGGATGGCATGGATTTGCTCCAGCGCTTGCGTCAAAAAACAACAATGCCTGTGATTTTCCTCACGTCAAAAGACGATGAGATCGACGAGGTGCTTGGCTTGCGCATGGGCGCTGACGACTACGTCAAAAAGCCTTTTTCACAGCGCCTTCTTGTTGAGCGCATCCGTGCGCTTCTGCGCCGTCAGGATGCGATTGCTGGCGAAGTGATCCCCGAAACAGAAGAAACCAAAGTCATGGACCGTGGTGACCTCAAAATGGACCCGCTGCGTCATGCTGTTGCCTGGAAAGGCAAAGATGTCTCTCTCACGGTGACAGAGTTCTTGTTGTTGCAAGCGCTCGCACAGCGTCCTGGGTTTGTGAAAAGCCGCGACCAGCTGATGGATGTGGCCTATGATGATCAGGTCTATGTTGATGACCGCACAATCGATAGCCACATCAAGCGCCTGCGCAAAAAAATGCGCTCTGTTGACGAGACATTCTCGGCGATTGAGACACTTTATGGCATCGGTTACAGATATAACGAAGAATAA
- a CDS encoding phosphoenolpyruvate carboxykinase: MTSGRVNPKFTLDDQGITGLGAVYYNLMEPALVEAALKAGEGTLGQGGTFLVTTGKFTGRSPKDKHVVKTASVADTIWWENNAEMSPEGFDALYEDMIAHMKGRDYYVQDLVGGADPELAINVRMVTELAWHNLFIRHLLRRPEREALNSFIADFTVINCPSFQADPAKHNCRSETVIAMNFDRKMILIGGTEYAGENKKSVFTLLNYLLPEKGVMPMHCSANHATGNPVDTAVFFGLSGTGKTTLSADPQRTLIGDDEHGWSDKGTFNFEGGCYAKTINLNAEAEPEIYATTQKFGTVIENMVFDEETKELDFDDDSLTANMRCAYPLEYISNASETALGGHPKNVIMLTCDAFGVLPPIARLTPAQAMYHFLSGFTSKVAGTERGVTEPEPTFSTCFGAPFMPRRPEAYGNLLRDKIAKHGATCWLVNTGWTGGAYGTGSRMPIKATRALLTAALDGSLNDATFRKDENFGFDVPVTVKGVDAALLDPRSTWADGNAYDAQAEKLVEMFAENFQQYLPFIDEDVKAAAIG; this comes from the coding sequence ATGACATCAGGACGCGTAAACCCCAAATTCACCCTAGACGATCAAGGTATCACAGGGCTTGGCGCTGTTTACTACAACCTGATGGAACCCGCGCTTGTAGAAGCCGCGCTGAAAGCGGGCGAAGGCACATTGGGCCAAGGCGGTACATTCCTTGTGACCACTGGCAAGTTTACGGGCCGTTCGCCCAAAGACAAACATGTGGTCAAAACTGCCTCTGTGGCCGACACAATCTGGTGGGAAAACAACGCCGAGATGAGCCCAGAAGGGTTTGATGCGCTATATGAAGACATGATCGCCCACATGAAGGGCCGTGACTACTATGTGCAGGACTTGGTGGGCGGAGCTGATCCGGAGCTGGCGATCAATGTGCGCATGGTGACAGAGCTGGCGTGGCACAACCTTTTCATCCGTCACCTGTTGCGCCGCCCAGAGCGCGAAGCGCTCAATAGCTTTATTGCCGACTTTACAGTGATCAACTGCCCGAGCTTCCAAGCTGACCCTGCCAAGCACAACTGCCGCAGCGAGACTGTTATTGCGATGAACTTTGATCGCAAGATGATCCTGATCGGCGGGACAGAATATGCAGGCGAGAACAAGAAGTCTGTTTTCACGCTGCTGAACTACCTGCTGCCAGAAAAAGGTGTGATGCCGATGCACTGCTCGGCCAACCACGCCACTGGAAACCCTGTCGACACCGCGGTTTTCTTTGGTCTTTCGGGCACTGGCAAAACAACACTCTCTGCGGACCCACAGCGTACGCTGATTGGTGATGACGAGCACGGCTGGTCCGACAAAGGCACATTCAACTTTGAAGGCGGCTGCTACGCCAAGACCATCAACCTCAACGCTGAAGCCGAACCAGAAATCTATGCAACCACACAGAAATTTGGCACGGTCATCGAGAATATGGTTTTTGATGAAGAAACCAAAGAGCTGGATTTTGATGATGACAGCCTCACGGCCAACATGCGCTGTGCCTACCCGCTGGAGTATATCTCAAACGCGTCGGAGACTGCCCTTGGTGGTCACCCCAAAAATGTGATCATGCTCACATGTGATGCGTTTGGCGTTCTGCCTCCCATTGCGCGCCTCACGCCAGCACAAGCCATGTATCACTTCCTGTCGGGTTTCACCTCGAAGGTTGCTGGAACAGAGCGCGGCGTGACTGAGCCAGAGCCCACATTTTCAACCTGCTTTGGTGCGCCCTTCATGCCGCGCCGTCCAGAAGCCTATGGCAACCTCTTGCGCGACAAGATCGCCAAGCATGGCGCAACTTGCTGGCTTGTGAACACAGGCTGGACAGGTGGCGCATATGGAACTGGCTCGCGTATGCCAATCAAAGCGACGCGCGCTCTGCTGACAGCGGCGCTTGACGGCTCGTTGAATGATGCAACCTTCCGCAAGGATGAGAACTTCGGCTTTGATGTTCCTGTGACCGTCAAAGGCGTCGACGCGGCGCTTCTTGATCCACGCAGCACATGGGCCGACGGAAATGCCTATGATGCACAGGCAGAAAAGCTTGTGGAAATGTTTGCTGAGAACTTCCAGCAATACCTGCCATTCATCGACGAAGATGTAAAAGCGGCTGCTATCGGCTAA
- a CDS encoding sulfite exporter TauE/SafE family protein has product MDIISSGLTPALFCLALGVTLLAGVVKGMVGFAMPMIMISGLSSFIAPELALAALILPTVATNLQQAFRHGADEVWGAVKRFKIFLVVGGVFLLCFAQLVNVIPSHIMLLSIGIIVSLFTAIQLLGWSPSFQHAPKRFEALFGAAAGAIGGLSGIWGPPTVMYLSALDVAKKESLRIQGIIYGLGAILLVMSHIGSGVLNAKTLPFSVAMLVPALLGLQIGFRLHDRIDQKNFKRLTQIFLFVAGLNLIRKGVMGL; this is encoded by the coding sequence ATGGATATTATTTCTTCTGGTCTTACGCCTGCTCTTTTCTGTCTGGCGCTTGGTGTGACGCTCCTCGCAGGGGTCGTCAAAGGCATGGTCGGCTTCGCCATGCCGATGATTATGATCTCGGGCCTTTCAAGCTTTATCGCGCCCGAGCTCGCGCTTGCTGCGCTGATATTGCCGACCGTGGCAACAAACCTTCAGCAAGCGTTTCGCCATGGCGCTGACGAAGTTTGGGGCGCGGTAAAGCGCTTCAAGATATTCCTTGTGGTCGGCGGTGTGTTCCTCTTGTGCTTTGCCCAGCTGGTGAATGTTATACCGTCCCACATTATGCTTTTATCCATCGGCATAATTGTCAGCCTGTTCACAGCGATCCAGCTTTTGGGGTGGTCGCCGAGCTTTCAACATGCACCGAAGCGCTTTGAAGCGTTGTTTGGCGCTGCTGCAGGGGCCATTGGCGGCCTATCAGGAATATGGGGTCCTCCCACCGTGATGTATCTCAGCGCGCTCGATGTTGCCAAAAAAGAGAGCCTGCGCATTCAAGGGATTATCTATGGCTTGGGTGCGATCCTCTTGGTCATGTCCCATATCGGATCAGGCGTACTCAATGCCAAAACACTGCCCTTTTCGGTGGCTATGCTGGTACCGGCTCTCCTTGGCTTGCAGATTGGCTTCAGGTTGCATGACCGCATTGACCAGAAAAACTTCAAGCGCCTTACGCAGATTTTTCTGTTCGTGGCAGGGCTCAACCTGATCCGCAAAGGTGTAATGGGCCTCTGA
- a CDS encoding acyl-CoA dehydrogenase family protein, translated as MAQDTLLPDLLTLTGAAVAPAESLLAKAIERVRTDVSSEGRVSAQLLEENQTAAHGLAWLATYVESLRQMQKWAEGLKANGQFGTMEQLIHQIAFGEYLWQIYGGIQMNQGEVVRLQDIGLSQDDARALMNTEVSLLCEKGNTQAARLALVALMQEGKAEITFGKTGLEDELEMIREQFRRYALDKVAPFAHEWHLNDELIPMEVIEELAEMGVFGLTIPEEFGGFGFSKASMVVVSEELSRGYIGVGSLGTRSEIAAELILAGGTQEQKEHWLPKLASAEILPTAVFTEPNTGSDLGALRTRAVKNEAGDYEITGNKTWITHAARTHVMTLLARTNPDSTDHKGLSMFLAEKTPGTDEAPFPTEGMTGGEIEVLGYRGMKEYELAFDGFKVKGANLLGSEEGQGFKQLMQTFEAARIQTAARAVGVAQSALDVGLQYAEDRKQFGKALVQFPRVASKLAMMAVEIMVARQLTYFSAWEKDNDRRCDLEAGMAKLLGARVAWAAADNALQIHGGNGFALEYQISRILCDARILNIFEGAAEIQAQVIARRLLG; from the coding sequence ATGGCTCAAGATACGCTTCTTCCCGATTTGCTGACTTTGACAGGCGCGGCAGTAGCCCCAGCCGAGTCTCTTTTGGCAAAGGCCATTGAGCGCGTGCGCACAGATGTGAGCTCGGAAGGCCGCGTATCGGCGCAGCTCTTGGAAGAGAACCAAACAGCCGCGCACGGGCTCGCTTGGCTGGCCACGTATGTTGAAAGCCTGCGCCAGATGCAAAAATGGGCCGAAGGCCTAAAGGCCAATGGCCAGTTTGGCACAATGGAACAGCTTATTCACCAAATCGCGTTTGGCGAATACCTCTGGCAGATCTACGGCGGGATCCAGATGAACCAAGGCGAAGTTGTGCGCCTTCAGGACATTGGGCTCTCGCAAGATGACGCGCGTGCTTTGATGAACACTGAAGTGAGCCTCTTGTGCGAAAAGGGCAATACCCAAGCCGCGCGCTTGGCGCTCGTGGCCTTGATGCAAGAGGGCAAAGCCGAGATCACCTTTGGCAAGACTGGTCTTGAGGATGAGCTGGAGATGATCCGTGAGCAATTCCGTCGCTACGCCTTGGACAAGGTCGCGCCCTTTGCGCATGAGTGGCACTTGAACGACGAGCTGATCCCGATGGAAGTGATCGAAGAGCTTGCCGAGATGGGCGTGTTTGGTCTCACTATTCCAGAAGAATTTGGTGGCTTTGGGTTTAGCAAAGCCTCGATGGTTGTTGTCTCCGAAGAACTGTCACGCGGATATATCGGGGTTGGTTCGCTCGGCACACGCTCTGAGATTGCGGCTGAACTGATCCTCGCAGGCGGTACGCAAGAGCAGAAAGAGCACTGGCTGCCCAAGCTCGCGAGTGCAGAAATCCTACCGACTGCTGTGTTTACCGAGCCAAACACTGGCTCCGACCTCGGCGCCCTGCGCACACGTGCCGTGAAAAACGAGGCGGGCGACTATGAGATCACTGGCAACAAGACATGGATCACCCATGCGGCCCGCACTCATGTCATGACACTTCTGGCACGCACGAATCCTGACAGCACCGACCATAAAGGCCTGTCGATGTTTTTGGCCGAGAAGACGCCGGGAACCGACGAGGCTCCCTTCCCCACCGAGGGCATGACGGGCGGCGAAATCGAGGTTCTCGGCTATCGCGGCATGAAAGAATATGAGTTGGCGTTTGACGGCTTTAAAGTGAAAGGCGCAAACCTCTTGGGCTCCGAAGAGGGACAGGGCTTCAAACAGCTTATGCAAACCTTCGAGGCCGCACGGATCCAGACTGCTGCGCGCGCTGTGGGTGTAGCCCAATCTGCACTGGATGTAGGCTTGCAATATGCCGAGGACCGCAAGCAATTTGGGAAGGCGCTGGTCCAGTTCCCCCGAGTTGCAAGCAAACTCGCTATGATGGCCGTCGAGATCATGGTGGCACGGCAGCTGACTTATTTCTCAGCTTGGGAAAAAGACAACGATCGCCGCTGTGACCTTGAGGCCGGGATGGCCAAGCTTCTGGGCGCGCGGGTGGCTTGGGCCGCTGCTGACAATGCGCTGCAAATCCACGGCGGCAACGGCTTCGCACTGGAATACCAGATCAGCCGTATCCTCTGTGATGCTCGCATCCTCAATATCTTTGAAGGTGCAGCAGAAATTCAGGCACAAGTGATCGCACGAAGACTGCTCGGCTAA
- a CDS encoding sulfatase-like hydrolase/transferase — protein MSDKKNILFIMFDQLRWDYLSCYGHPHLHTPNIDWLASQGVRFNRAYIQSPICGSSRMSTYTGRYVQSHGASNNKIPLKVGELTLGDHLRAAGVDCWLIGKTHMEADAEGMARLGLEPDSVIGVRVAECGFDVFERDDGMKPEGPEGEYDPRGALAYNDWLRAKGYESDNPWHDFANSGLDENGNVISGWFLKNSAYAANIEESDSETPYLTGRAMEFIEKAKGPWCAHLSYIKPHWPYIVPEPYASMFGPEHVLPVVRSDAERQKAHPVLKAFMDTPVGQSFSRDDVRESVIPAYMGLIKQVDDQMGRLFEWLKETGRWDNTVIALTSDHGDFLGDHWLGEKTFFYEQSVRVPLIIYDPSPQADATRGTVSEALVESIDLAPTFLEMSGGKALPHILEGESLVPLLHGTAQDTERSFVICEYDYSGAPVARLTGASVSEANMYMVADARYKLIHFETGDRPMLFDLENDPDELADLGASEAHADIISAMYEKLHSWTRRVSQRTTISHDSLIARRSQRSTKGIVIGVPEEGDMDAELTIKYRGQTAKPWQDIKKS, from the coding sequence ATGTCAGACAAAAAAAACATTCTCTTCATCATGTTTGACCAACTGCGCTGGGACTACTTGAGCTGTTATGGTCATCCACATCTTCACACCCCAAACATTGACTGGCTCGCAAGCCAAGGCGTACGCTTCAACCGTGCGTATATTCAGTCGCCCATCTGCGGCTCCTCGCGGATGAGCACATATACGGGCCGCTATGTGCAGAGCCATGGTGCAAGCAACAACAAGATCCCGCTCAAGGTCGGCGAGCTTACTCTGGGCGATCATTTGCGCGCTGCGGGTGTCGACTGCTGGCTGATTGGCAAAACCCATATGGAAGCCGATGCTGAGGGCATGGCACGCCTCGGGCTTGAGCCAGACAGCGTGATTGGTGTGCGTGTTGCGGAATGTGGCTTTGATGTCTTTGAGCGCGATGACGGCATGAAGCCCGAAGGTCCGGAAGGCGAATATGACCCACGCGGCGCTCTGGCCTATAACGACTGGCTGCGCGCCAAAGGCTACGAAAGTGACAACCCTTGGCACGACTTTGCCAACTCTGGTCTTGATGAAAATGGCAACGTCATCTCAGGCTGGTTCCTGAAGAACTCGGCCTATGCCGCCAATATCGAAGAGTCCGACAGCGAAACACCCTACCTGACGGGCCGTGCGATGGAGTTCATAGAGAAAGCCAAAGGTCCGTGGTGCGCGCATCTCAGCTATATCAAGCCCCACTGGCCCTATATCGTCCCTGAGCCATACGCGTCTATGTTTGGGCCCGAACATGTCTTGCCTGTCGTCCGCTCTGATGCGGAACGTCAGAAGGCACACCCTGTGCTGAAAGCTTTCATGGATACGCCAGTCGGACAGTCTTTCAGCCGCGATGATGTGCGCGAGAGCGTAATCCCTGCCTATATGGGCTTGATCAAACAAGTCGATGACCAAATGGGTCGGCTTTTTGAGTGGCTCAAAGAAACAGGCCGATGGGACAATACCGTGATTGCTCTGACTTCTGACCACGGTGATTTTTTGGGCGATCACTGGCTTGGCGAAAAGACGTTCTTTTATGAACAAAGCGTTCGGGTTCCGCTCATCATCTATGATCCCAGCCCGCAGGCCGACGCCACCCGTGGCACAGTCAGTGAAGCCCTGGTGGAAAGCATCGACCTCGCTCCAACTTTCCTTGAGATGTCAGGTGGCAAGGCACTGCCCCATATCCTTGAGGGGGAAAGCCTTGTTCCCTTGCTGCACGGAACCGCTCAGGACACAGAGCGCAGCTTTGTTATCTGTGAATACGACTACTCTGGAGCACCCGTCGCCCGCCTTACAGGAGCAAGCGTTTCCGAAGCCAACATGTATATGGTCGCCGACGCGCGCTACAAACTGATCCACTTTGAAACAGGCGATAGGCCGATGCTGTTTGATCTGGAAAATGATCCCGACGAGCTCGCCGACCTTGGCGCAAGCGAGGCCCACGCCGATATCATCTCGGCTATGTATGAGAAGCTGCACAGTTGGACGCGCCGTGTCTCCCAGCGCACCACGATCAGCCACGACAGCCTTATTGCCCGCCGCAGCCAGCGCAGTACCAAAGGCATCGTTATTGGTGTGCCAGAGGAGGGTGATATGGACGCTGAGCTCACGATTAAATACCGTGGCCAGACCGCAAAGCCCTGGCAGGACATTAAGAAGAGTTAG
- a CDS encoding acyl-CoA synthetase, with the protein MKFGSLQDSLDMTNEMPWSARDVPTTVYEMLAGTAAKFPDRPAISYQLMSGATDKAETLSWSRFHDQVCQAANLFRSLGVGEGDVVALVLPNATETAVALMGGMTAGIVNPINPLLEPEQIGAILRETKAKVVVTLRNFPKTDVAQKTAEAVKHAPSVHTILTVDLNRYLTPPKSWIVPLVRPKMNVNHHADVKSFNAEMAKQPKTLSFEDRKVDRVAAYLHTGGTTGMPKVAQHLNSGIVYQGWLGQELLFDEYESVMCPLPLFHVFACHVILMAMVKSGAHVVFPTPAGYRGDGVFDNFWKLCERWGTTFIITVPTAVSALMQRPVDADVSKVKNAFSGSAPMPLELFNRFTKSTGIQIIEGYGLTEATVLVSINPVDGEKRVGSVGLPFPYNDVKIIAQKGDGPVECAPDEIGEICVAGPGVYAGNTYTEADKNVDLYYHDKYLRTGDLGRIDPEGYIWITGRAKDLIIRGGHNIDPAEIEDALLTHQDVAFAGAIGQPDAHSGELPCAYVELVAGATATADDLMSHAKKHIHERAAIPKHVEVLVELPKTAVGKVFKPDLRKSAITRVYNAALEEAGVSARVTSVVDDKKRGLVAQLTANSATEEEVSQVLGSFVRPWEWTS; encoded by the coding sequence ATGAAGTTTGGGTCACTACAAGATAGTTTAGACATGACCAATGAAATGCCGTGGAGCGCACGTGATGTGCCAACCACGGTTTATGAAATGCTCGCAGGGACGGCGGCAAAGTTTCCGGATCGTCCTGCAATAAGTTATCAGCTGATGTCTGGCGCCACAGATAAGGCTGAGACATTGAGCTGGAGCCGGTTTCATGATCAGGTCTGTCAGGCCGCCAATCTCTTCCGCAGTCTTGGTGTAGGGGAAGGCGATGTTGTCGCGCTTGTCCTTCCAAACGCCACAGAAACAGCCGTTGCCCTGATGGGCGGCATGACTGCAGGTATCGTCAATCCGATCAACCCACTGCTTGAGCCTGAGCAAATCGGCGCAATTCTGCGCGAGACCAAAGCCAAAGTCGTGGTGACCCTGCGCAACTTCCCCAAAACAGACGTCGCACAAAAAACGGCAGAGGCGGTCAAGCATGCGCCCAGTGTGCATACAATCCTCACGGTGGATCTCAACCGCTACCTCACGCCGCCAAAGAGCTGGATCGTCCCCCTTGTGCGTCCGAAGATGAACGTCAATCACCACGCGGATGTAAAAAGCTTCAACGCAGAGATGGCAAAGCAGCCAAAAACGCTCAGCTTTGAAGATCGCAAAGTCGACCGTGTCGCAGCCTACTTACACACAGGTGGAACAACGGGCATGCCAAAAGTCGCGCAACATCTTAACTCTGGGATCGTGTACCAAGGCTGGCTCGGTCAAGAACTCTTGTTTGACGAATACGAGAGCGTTATGTGCCCACTGCCGCTCTTTCATGTCTTCGCTTGCCACGTCATTCTCATGGCTATGGTCAAATCAGGTGCTCACGTGGTCTTCCCGACACCTGCAGGCTATCGCGGTGATGGCGTCTTTGATAACTTCTGGAAGCTTTGCGAGCGCTGGGGCACAACATTCATCATCACAGTCCCGACGGCGGTCTCTGCTCTGATGCAGCGACCTGTGGATGCTGATGTGTCCAAGGTCAAAAACGCCTTTTCAGGCTCGGCTCCGATGCCTCTGGAACTCTTCAACCGTTTCACAAAGTCTACAGGCATTCAGATTATTGAAGGTTACGGTCTGACAGAAGCAACAGTTCTTGTCTCGATCAACCCTGTGGATGGGGAAAAACGCGTGGGCTCTGTCGGGCTTCCATTCCCCTATAATGACGTGAAAATCATCGCGCAGAAAGGCGATGGGCCCGTTGAATGCGCCCCTGACGAAATCGGTGAAATCTGTGTCGCGGGTCCAGGCGTCTACGCGGGCAATACCTATACAGAGGCGGATAAAAACGTCGATCTTTACTATCATGACAAATATCTGCGCACAGGTGATCTTGGTCGGATCGATCCAGAAGGCTACATCTGGATCACTGGCCGTGCGAAAGACCTGATCATTCGCGGCGGTCACAATATCGACCCTGCCGAAATTGAAGATGCGCTTCTAACCCATCAGGACGTTGCTTTCGCAGGCGCAATCGGCCAGCCTGATGCCCATTCGGGTGAGCTACCCTGTGCCTATGTCGAGCTGGTGGCCGGTGCAACAGCGACGGCGGATGATCTTATGTCCCATGCCAAAAAGCATATCCACGAGCGAGCGGCGATCCCCAAGCATGTTGAGGTGCTCGTCGAGCTTCCAAAGACGGCTGTGGGAAAAGTCTTCAAGCCGGATTTGCGCAAATCAGCGATTACGCGTGTCTATAATGCGGCTCTTGAAGAGGCGGGGGTCTCTGCACGTGTCACATCAGTTGTTGATGATAAAAAACGCGGCCTCGTGGCCCAGCTCACGGCCAACAGCGCAACAGAGGAAGAGGTGAGCCAAGTCCTTGGCAGCTTCGTGCGCCCGTGGGAATGGACGTCTTGA
- a CDS encoding carbon-nitrogen hydrolase family protein — protein MKIATAAYPVSWCSTWEIYAQKQRDWVMKASSNGADLIVFPEYGAMELAALAGETAAGDIQGSIDAVSERQPEMNKLFADLAEEFAMHILAPSAPVREATRTVNRAGLFTPTGVAGFQDKQIMTRFERDDWNVSGGGPLKLFETAIGKVGVLICYDSEFPLLGRALVEAGAEIILVPSCTEALEGYWRVRVGAMARALEGQCVTVMSSLIGNEPRLFGVESNSGMGGIFGPMDQGFPPTGVLAEGNLNKAGWTYASVDRAKIAHVRADGHVLNALHWGEQAPRASDVTLEALA, from the coding sequence ATGAAGATTGCAACTGCAGCCTACCCTGTCAGCTGGTGTTCGACATGGGAAATCTATGCTCAAAAGCAGCGCGACTGGGTGATGAAGGCGTCCTCCAATGGGGCGGATTTAATTGTTTTCCCCGAATATGGCGCGATGGAGCTGGCAGCGCTGGCTGGCGAAACGGCCGCAGGCGACATCCAAGGCTCGATCGATGCGGTGAGTGAACGCCAGCCTGAGATGAACAAGCTCTTTGCCGATCTGGCCGAAGAATTTGCGATGCATATTCTTGCGCCCTCAGCACCGGTGCGAGAAGCCACCCGAACCGTAAACCGTGCAGGGCTTTTTACCCCAACGGGCGTTGCAGGGTTTCAGGACAAGCAAATCATGACCCGCTTTGAGCGCGATGATTGGAATGTGTCAGGTGGCGGGCCATTGAAGCTCTTTGAGACGGCAATCGGCAAAGTCGGCGTGCTCATCTGCTATGACAGCGAATTTCCACTTCTGGGGCGTGCGCTGGTCGAAGCCGGTGCCGAAATTATCCTCGTTCCCTCCTGCACAGAAGCGCTGGAAGGGTACTGGCGGGTACGTGTTGGTGCAATGGCGCGCGCGCTTGAGGGGCAGTGCGTCACTGTCATGTCCAGCCTGATTGGCAACGAACCGCGCCTCTTCGGTGTGGAGAGCAACTCTGGAATGGGCGGGATCTTTGGTCCGATGGATCAGGGGTTTCCACCCACAGGCGTTTTGGCGGAAGGGAACCTGAACAAAGCTGGCTGGACCTATGCCAGTGTGGATAGGGCCAAGATCGCGCATGTCCGCGCCGATGGCCATGTTCTCAATGCATTGCATTGGGGGGAGCAGGCCCCACGCGCCTCAGATGTCACACTGGAGGCCTTGGCCTAA
- the infA gene encoding translation initiation factor IF-1, which translates to MAKEELLEFPGVVKELLPNATFLVELENGHTIIAHTAGKMRKNRIRVLAGDKVQVEMTPYDLTKGRINYRFK; encoded by the coding sequence ATGGCCAAGGAAGAACTGCTCGAATTCCCCGGTGTCGTAAAGGAACTCCTGCCGAATGCGACATTCCTGGTCGAGCTGGAAAACGGCCATACGATCATCGCACATACGGCAGGCAAGATGCGCAAAAACCGCATCCGCGTTCTGGCTGGCGACAAAGTTCAGGTGGAAATGACACCATATGATCTGACGAAAGGTCGGATCAACTACCGCTTTAAATAG
- a CDS encoding nucleoside triphosphate pyrophosphatase has translation MKLILGSGSPRRKELLAQIGVVADAIRPPDIDETPQKAELPRPYCARMAREKAEAVVAAPDEIVLCADTTVALGRRILGKPEDVTEAERFLRQLSGRRHRVITSVAVKKGETLWERDVVTTVKMKRLSDSEIAGYLATNDWQGKAGGYAIQGPAGALIPWIQGSFTGVVGLPLSETAALLQAAGYPLWRTP, from the coding sequence ATGAAACTGATCCTCGGCTCAGGCAGCCCGCGTCGGAAGGAACTTCTGGCGCAAATCGGCGTTGTGGCCGATGCTATTCGTCCGCCAGATATTGATGAAACTCCGCAAAAGGCCGAGCTGCCCCGCCCCTATTGCGCGCGTATGGCGCGGGAGAAGGCCGAGGCCGTTGTCGCTGCGCCGGATGAGATCGTGCTCTGCGCGGATACCACCGTGGCACTCGGGCGGCGCATTTTGGGAAAACCAGAAGACGTCACTGAGGCTGAGCGTTTCTTGCGCCAGCTTTCTGGGCGACGTCACCGAGTCATTACATCTGTGGCTGTGAAGAAAGGCGAGACGCTCTGGGAGCGCGACGTTGTCACTACAGTCAAGATGAAGCGGCTCTCCGACAGCGAGATCGCAGGCTATCTTGCTACAAATGACTGGCAAGGCAAAGCTGGCGGCTACGCAATTCAAGGGCCCGCTGGCGCGCTCATACCTTGGATACAAGGTTCGTTTACGGGCGTTGTTGGCTTGCCACTCAGTGAAACCGCAGCGCTGTTGCAAGCTGCGGGCTATCCGCTTTGGAGGACCCCATGA